The genomic window AATACTTGGTACCCTGAAGAATTCTGTAAGACATTATTGAGTGAAAGAGGGTATAGAAAAGTGAGTATACAGTGAGGCCATTTTAGGTAACAGTGATTCCCCCCATCTCTTTAAATGTgcttgtgttgtgtgtgtgtgcacacacgcatatGTGTGAAAGCCCCCCAAAAAATATACACTAGACATTAGTGGGAGGAATAATCTAATGGAATGGGGAAGGATAGGAGAGGGACATTAATGAATGTCAAGTTATATCATTGGAGGTATTTGTAGTCAGAGATTTAAGGAAAATTTATGTTTGTTTAAAGTATGATTTTCTCAGATGGTTGGAATTTCAGGCTACATAGGGGATGTGTGGGTCAGATGGGCCTTGATTATTGCCTGCTCTGGTAACTCTTCTTTATACATACACAATCCTGGCACTAAGTTTGTTATCTCTATGATGTGTACTATTTGTGCAGTCTTTGCAGTTGTAGTTCTTTCATCGTTtcattatacatataatttttaagaaaaatagtgaAAACTTTGCTAGATAGATAAAAGTTGTCAATCAGGAGGCCCttgttcaatatttattttggaatatgTAACTGATCTTGGTTACTAATACTTAATTGGTTACTAATTACATATTGGTTACTAATCTGTAACTAGTCTTGGTAGTAACTGTGTCTTAGTAATTATACTGACTAAGGAAAaactttttttgtcattttttttgcagttttactttaatttttttaattaaattaaattaaattttgtgattttttttgtcatttagaaTGCTTTTTAGTAAATGAGGTAtgctgagaaaaaaatgtaaaggaagaaCGTCAAAGCCTGACAGAGCTCATGCTAGACTTTCGAATCTTAGCAAGCTTTAGTTGTAAATACTGATACAAATGTACACCCAGTTTATGAAAGGTCTGAGTTCAAGCAAAGACCATAAATATTTGGAATTGGTACCAAACCATGTAATTTACTGTACTGCATTTGTATTTCAGATGCCTGTGGTGCTTTATGAAGAACATTTCCAGATATATCACAgacattaagcctctgcctccaaacATAAAAGATAGACTGATTAAAATAATGAGTATCCAGGGGCAGATAACAGATTCAAATATAAGTGAGGTAAGATTATGTaaaattgtggggcacctgggtggctcagtggattaaagcctctgccttcagctggtgtcatgatcccagggtcctgggactgagccctgaattgggctctctgctcagtggggagcctgcttccccctctctctctgcctgcctctctgcctacttgtgatctctgtctaataaataaaaataaaatcttctaaaaaattttttaaaaaagagtatgtaAAATTGCAAAGCAAGCATATTACATTTTACTGTTAGATGTGGTTTCAGATTTTTGGAACAATGACATATAGTAGGCTCAGTAATaagtttaaaatataacaaaatattggggttctttttttcccctccagataGCCAACTAAGCTTGGCTATTCTATAAGGCAGTAAGTATAGTAAGGCCTtctaacctgaactgaaatcctAGCTTAGCCACTCTTTCTGACATTGAGCCTCAGTTCTCTTAACTGTAAAATGGGTTTGCAGCCATCATCACTGTCTGCCAAAACTCTAGTCTACGCTACACTTGTCTACTACAGAAACTCTGGTTCTAACCAGTTGCTGACTTTACTACACATTCTGCCCAAAGTCTATGATCAAAAGGAATCTGATGATAGCACTCTAGCCCATGACTGTCCCTGTAACAGTGTAATTGCAGTTAGATGTGCCATTAGTGTTTCTTTTAACATTAACCTGAGGTATCTGTaatgctttgttttcttcatttagcTTGCACCGGAACATAGACATTTTAGTGTTGTTGTCTGCTTAGTTCTATCGAGGTAGAATAATATCCCCAGGTTCTTACTGTTAATGGCTCTGTGGATGTATTTAGTTTGTGTGTGGTCCACAGAATAATCATTATGACACTACAGAAAACTGGTGGTTTTCTTCACTTCCCCACCATCCGCATTTTGTTCTCACCCATTAACCTATATTGCAGTAgcttagatttttgttttatggcaATCCTTAATATTCATTTAAACCTAATTTtacctgaaaacaaacaaacaaacaaccagcCCTAATTTTACCTGAATAGAAAAGGGCTAAGGAATGAATGACATAGAAAAAACCAAATATGATTTATTTGATGCTCTCCCTTGTTCTCCATCCTTACAAGTCCTACTTATGAAATTATTCAAAAAGCCAGATCTAACATCCATTACAAAGTTGCATGCATCACTGGATGGctctctttgaaatatttcctatATCTTTTTATAGTTGGCTGGAGAGACCTTTCTTAATATGACACCAGCATtagaaaccaagaagaaaaaaattgatggattTGATTACCTAACAATATGAACTTCCTTTAtagctagaagaaaaaaaagaagcaaaatcaagtaacaaagtaggaaaaaatttgCAATACACATGCAGTTCCACAGGTTTGTTAtcttgacaattaaaaaaaatccctataaaccagtaagaaaaatcaaaacaaatactaaaacaaaagaattaggaaatactcaaaggaaaatatataaatcccTATTAacatataaaaggaaatttaaccTAATTAGTAATAAAAGTCACAGTTTCTTTCAGTTTGgcagacttaaaaaaatagtaataaaaagtagtaataaaaaaTAGTGTGGACAGTGGTGTGGTCAATAGTCACCTTTATCTCCTATTGGTTGAAGTATAaattgattaaaacaaaaacaaaaacaaaaaccttttaggAGGACAGCTTGCCATTAACTATCAAAAGTCCTAAAAAGGCGcttactattactattacaaCAATTTTAGTCCTagtatttttttgagttttagtgggatataactgacatataacattgtataagtttaaagcAAACAAtataacatgatgatttgatacatttatacattgcaaaatgattatcacaTTAGGATTATTTAACAACTCCATCACttcatataattataatttacttCTGACATTAATTCCAAGAAAATATGGAAAGCATATGATATATGCTtatcataatatttataataatagttCACagttacatatagtatatattataagCAAGACACCTTTACTTCTTACAAAATATAATCCCCATTTTAATAATGAGGACATTGagggccacacacacacatacaaaaaccaGAGCTTGATCACACTCATAGGGTTCAAACTCAGGCAGACTGCCTCCAGAAGACATGTTCTTAATCACTATACTGTATTGCTTTCTAAATCAGCCTAAATGTTCAGCCGAAGCATTTGTCAGTGTAGAATGCATGTAATATGTTATGGTGTGTGCATAGAATGGAATAGAATACAACCACAATAAATCATTTTTGTAAAAAGTGCTCAtcttataagtatatataatctgatcccatttttcattttttttaactcaaaaaaaatcagaactaatACTGTTTTTCTCTGGGTATTGGTATTATGGTTAATTTTAGTTATAGTGGATAAAAGCATGGCCTTTAGAATTAGAAAGAGCTGTTTTCAATCCTagctctgctatttttttttttttttgactatgtaCTTTGTTCTACTACTTAAGCTCCAGGTGCCTCAATTCCCGGATTTATAAAAAGTCTCTCAGGGGCCTGTGTTTGAGAGAGAAtattaaatgacataatgtaCATAGCACACTTTTTGTATCCTTCCtggtaagtgcttaataaatagaaatagttattttaccatttttataacttttcaaTATTGTCTGATTCTTTTACATTAgtacttttattacttttattcagAAAAGTAAAGGTATTTCTACTATGGAAAAAAGTAGAaagcagcctgcttaagattctctcttcttcctctgccccttcccaccccctcattctaaaggagggaaggaaggaacagaggagagaagggaggaaaggagagagggaggaaggaaggaaggaagggagagagggagggaaggagcgaggaaggaaggaaggaaaaaccaaGGAAGAGAGCTCAGAACACTTTGAAATCAATTTGCTGTTTTTTGCCCTTAAGTAAACAATCAGTAATACTAGATTTGTTTGTACTCTCTCCCAATAAGAATGAAGGACATAAATGTAATAGAAAAGTGATACTCACATCCTATAACCGTTCAGTATATAGAGGCTATATATATACTcatacctgctgagcagaggcacATAGCTAGGATCTCTAATAACAGAACTACTGGGAAAAGATAAGCACATGCTTATCAAGGTGGTGACCTTGATTATCAGATTTTCAGATCTGGTGTGTCCTTACTCTGTACCAGCTATCTCATCAAAGCCATGTGTAAAGTGGCAGCACTAGAAACCGTACCTCCAATTGAAAGTGGGcgtattttttcctgatttatgtATGTATCTCCACTCaggtttttgtattctttgctaTATTTTCCATCCACCATTTGTCTGTCATGACCACCAAAACACTAAATATGGAACAAACTTTTATATTTAtaggaaaaatttattttttgcaatCATGTGTTTTTACAGATTTTACACCCTGAAGTCCAAACTCTAGATTTGCGAAGCTGTGATATTTCAGATACTGCTCTCCTGCACCTGTGTAACTgcagaaaactaaagaaattaaatttaagttcCTCAAAAGAAAACAGGATTTCCATAACTTCAAAAGGTATGTTTATTAACACtgaataaattgataaattacTATTCACCATCTAGTATAATTTTGAAACAACAAAGAGGTAGTGAATATGTCAAAAATGAGTATGAAGATGTTAAAGaagcagaaatagaaatattcaatagaatagaatatttcTATTCAATAGAAATATTCAAGCTAAGATAAAGAATCCAAATTAGAATTCCAACTTACAACCATTGCTGGAATTTAAGTGATACACTAAGTCACTACTTATAATTTAAACATATtcgaagtaggggcgcctgggtagtgcagtcagttaagcatccaactcttggttttggctcaggatcatgatctcaggatcatgggatggagcctggcatggcATTCAGCTCCAGGCTCAGTGAGCCCTCTGCCTAGGGTTTCTCTCTCCcggtccctctgcccctccccctccaaccctcatgctctctctcacactctctctcaagtaaataagtaaatctttttttaaaaaaaagagagagagagaaacatattTAGAGTAAACATGGATGGACATCCATGTAAGAGAGCTTAGAACACTTTGAAATTGATTTGCTGTTTACCAGTTCATACTTTGTTAAGGCTTTCTTGATGTAAAATTACCACAGAAACTTAAATCACCATCAGATTAAATTTTCTAGGCACTCTCCTATCAGTCTGTTCAATGatagtttgctttttgtttttatgggttgggttttttttaagatggcactaccatctgtcatcatacaaccCTATTACAacaccattgactatattccctatgctaccTTTTATCCCCTACAACGCATAGTTTTTTTATAGCCAGTCCAACCACATTTTTCAGTGTCATTATTACATGAATTAGAGGATTTTTACcctattgattttaaaaaaatcaataaaggatTTTAACCTTTTCCTTCAATATCAGAAAGAGGGactagggcacctggtggctgagtcagttaagcaactgtgTTGGCctaagtcatgatcccatgatctcagggtcttgggattgaggcctgtgttgggctcccttctccacagggagtctgcttctccctctgctcctcctcccactagttctctcaatctctctctttctctctcaaataaataaataatcctttaaaaaaagaggaacttATTTGACTAGCTAGGTTTCTGGGAATTTTTGTGAGTAGTTGGTTGTATTTTGAGATCATCTTGGTTAGCCAGTTAGGCTATTCTTAATACTACAAAGAAGCCTAAGTTTCTAAATGTTTATACAAATAATGCCTCACAAAAAATACTCTTATTTTTGTGGCACATTATCATGTACCCATCTCCAAGGTGTATTTACATcattttaattggatttaaatgtcaaaaggggaagagagaatggaGAGGCGGAAGTATGATCCCTAAGGATAAGCATGAAAACAATCATGTAAGACATTTGGGCAGTTTAACTTTTGATGTCCCTTCAGACTCCACaagaaaattaactttattactttaaaacttttgttttaataaaaaggagATTCATCTATTATTTAATGATCTAATTTGATTCTGGATGTCTTTTGGCTATTTCCTAAAGGCAAATTTAGTTGTCAATAAAGGCTTGCCACTCCGCAGATATTCTCAATGATATACTACAGCGTATGTAGAGAATTCCTAAAATATTCCAAGAAAGTATTAATGATGACAGCATCACTGGAAAATAAGTATATCCTCAGAGATGGACTACTTCGCAAAAGGCTAACATACAGTTGGATATATCAATACCGGTGATTGCTAAAatgaaaatcagttgcatttctcatgtatatatgtgtacagcTCATTGATACATAATTGTTTTCCCTCAGGAATAAAAGCTGTGGCTTCCTCTTGTTCATACCTGCATGaggcttctttgaaaagatgctGCAATCTCACTGATGAAGGAGTCCTTGCTCTTGCACTCAACTGCCGGCTGCTAAAGATCATTGATTTAGGTGGCTGTTTAGGTATTACTGATGTGTCCTTACATGCATTAGGAGAAAACTGCCCGTTTTTGCAGTGTGTTGATTTTTCAGCTACTCaggtaaatgaaatagagacttgAAATACTAGGCTGTATGTGTTTGCCCAGTGATTTTCCATGATTCATCAGAAgaacataattaattttttaaaatttttgttggaATTGTTGACATCCTCATGCTTCCATAGTTATACAACTTGGCACATTCCTGTCAATTATTTTAAGCAAAAGTGAAAAAGATAAGGGTGGCTATAACATAAGTTTGCTGAATGGTgttagggtccatgatcaaaggagtgaAAGTGACACAAAGGGAAGGTTAAACaagcaccaagcatcaagaatcaaactgaccattCGGGGCCTTCTCTTACAGAGAGAGCAACGACTCCCAGCCTCACAggctaacttttatagagtaaaggccatgtggttgagcctggccacacacaggtggccaatgagattgcaacacacagagaaagctgcacagtcgtTCTAGGTCACACACgagtggccaattgaattacaagtcaccccatagtagctatttgaactagcctatcaccttggtcaaaattggtgcccaaaaggcacccaaaatgtggggcccacactccttggtagctagggagacagtatgtgtgctccactgattggatgtctccacctggcccaactcatccctgcatttgggCTCTTATCTCCACCTgccctgacccacccttgtatttgggttctgttatcagggactgttcgaccatattttactggtttcccagacttgttttcAAGTAAGTTACCCTGGGTGGGGGGCGCAGAGGGCAgtgtcagtttaagttttactgcataacaacaaaatcactgtttaatcCAGATgaaattgctctggctaaataggcccttacattccccctttttctttggagattagtcaaatgCTTGACTTTTCAACTAGTTCTATGttctctttttaatggctgcCAGACTGTTTTTAATGACTCCAGTGTGATTTACCCAGAAACAGGATTCCTTTCCTAGGGCTACACAGAGCCCCCCCTTTTCTAGAAATAGTTATGTCAAGCCCTAATTGTCTATATTTCCCACCTATACTTTAACAATAAGAGCAACAATGAACTCAGTGAACTCATTGTttttgagtcttagctttagtccacAGTCGGCAGGGTCCATTGGCAGTGGCATCCATCTCTGGGGGGGGGGCATCCTCATCCTCGGCTCATTTTACGTGACCTGCATGAACCCAGGCCCCaatgccttctacttttattgccgtgggggtggtcaggatgacagtaaacAGTCCCTTCCAGCGAGGCTCCAAGTTTCCCACTTGGTGGTGGCATATAAAAACCAAGTCCCTGGGTTGATAAGGACGTGGATCCACCTCTGTCTCCATCTCAGTGTGGGCAGTTCAGATTCCTGCATGGGCTAGACAGACTttaatgcctgcagtgactggagtacagactgatcagtcatttctgctagggCAACCTCTTAAAGCCAAGGGAAGAGCGGTGGGGGGTGTGTCttccaaacattatttcaaatggggtcaccttgtttaagTAGGGTGTACATCATGCCCTGAGGAGGGCgaaaggaaggagatccacccatccaccacTAGTCTCCAGAATTAGCTTTGTCAAGGTCTCTTAATTTAAGAGtcctgttcattctctctacttgcctgGAGCTCTGGGGCGGGTAGGCACAATGGAGTTTCCAATTAGTGCCCATGGCATTGGCAATGCCTGTGAAAttgaactcacaaatgcagggctgTTGTCTGACCCCAATCACAAGAGGTAACCTAAACCtctagtagctttttggctaCCACTCCTGCCATCTCATATTTGGCAGAGAAAGCTTCTACCCAGCCTACTGTTCGAATAGATGTTGGCGGTCTTACCCTTGGCCATCTGCAGTGCCTTGGTGAGTGCAATCAGCTCCGCTTTTTTTGCATGGAGGTTCTGTGTGGCAGGGCCACCAtccagagttcctgctcaggagaaaccaccACAGCCCCTGCATACCTCTTTCCATTGACCATGTAGCTATTCCTGTCTATGAACAGAGTCATCTCTGCATCCAGGAGGGGATTCTCTGAGATCTGGCCTTATTCCTGTGACCTGGGTTAGGACCTCCCCCAGTCATGTGGGTGGTCATCCAGCTCCTCTAGCAGCAACGTGGCTGGATTTAGTACTGCTGGGGGCCAGAAAGTCACTTTTGGTTCattgaggaggagggcctgatacccCGTCACTCAGGCATTTGTCATCCACCAGTCTGGTGGAGTCCGGAGAAGGCCATCCATAGTACGAGTGGggtcaagatgagattttgacctgAAGTCAATTTACTTTCATCCTTGACCAAGAGGGCCATGGCAGCAAT from Mustela lutreola isolate mMusLut2 chromosome 8, mMusLut2.pri, whole genome shotgun sequence includes these protein-coding regions:
- the AMN1 gene encoding protein AMN1 homolog isoform X1 — its product is MPSSRRVSQLLDLCLWCFMKNISRYITDIKPLPPNIKDRLIKIMSIQGQITDSNISEILHPEVQTLDLRSCDISDTALLHLCNCRKLKKLNLSSSKENRISITSKGIKAVASSCSYLHEASLKRCCNLTDEGVLALALNCRLLKIIDLGGCLGITDVSLHALGENCPFLQCVDFSATQVSDDGVIALVNGSCAKKLEEIHMGHCVNLTDEAVEAVLTCCPQIRILLFHGCPLITDHSREVLEQLVGPNKLKQVTWTVY
- the AMN1 gene encoding protein AMN1 homolog isoform X2 gives rise to the protein MKNISRYITDIKPLPPNIKDRLIKIMSIQGQITDSNISEILHPEVQTLDLRSCDISDTALLHLCNCRKLKKLNLSSSKENRISITSKGIKAVASSCSYLHEASLKRCCNLTDEGVLALALNCRLLKIIDLGGCLGITDVSLHALGENCPFLQCVDFSATQVSDDGVIALVNGSCAKKLEEIHMGHCVNLTDEAVEAVLTCCPQIRILLFHGCPLITDHSREVLEQLVGPNKLKQVTWTVY